One Amycolatopsis sp. NBC_00355 genomic window carries:
- a CDS encoding sensor histidine kinase, whose translation MFFALRRADQVAHATGQTEAALDEARRAREFVRFSDAELARLLDRTVPDAVRRLRGGAPADSVLAEVGRPEDELHQRVLRLLVDEIAVGERRRAAATAACANAAGRLQALSTSTLGDLREMENRSSDAMLGDLLRVDHSTAQAGRLADSIAVLTGARSGRRWTKPIRMESILRGALGRIGAYQRVRVHSASGVAVVGYAAEDVMHALAELMDNATKFSAPSEEVHVYVEDLHNGAVITIEDGGLGMKAQALVRAERAVSLDQPLDLTSMSGTRLGLAVVGCLARKHQLHVFFRPSSRGGIGVVMRIPTQLITQPRPEAPPEAEEPVAAAAVAWPGPDTSHEIAGDLTEPSELPKRSRGQTLTAASRRPPSPTPSTTRAERDTGSRFGAFQQRRSGNGATSSRHSASPADPGDDA comes from the coding sequence GTGTTCTTCGCGCTGCGCCGCGCCGATCAGGTCGCGCACGCGACCGGGCAGACGGAGGCCGCGCTCGACGAGGCCCGGCGGGCCCGGGAATTCGTCCGGTTCAGTGACGCCGAACTGGCCCGGCTGCTCGACCGGACGGTGCCCGACGCGGTCCGGCGGCTGCGCGGGGGTGCCCCCGCGGACAGCGTGCTCGCCGAAGTCGGGCGCCCCGAGGACGAACTTCACCAGCGCGTCCTGCGGCTGCTGGTCGACGAAATCGCCGTCGGGGAACGCCGGCGCGCGGCCGCGACGGCCGCCTGCGCGAACGCCGCGGGCCGGCTGCAGGCGCTGTCGACCAGCACGCTCGGTGACTTGCGGGAAATGGAAAACCGGTCGTCCGACGCGATGCTCGGGGATCTCCTGAGGGTGGACCACAGCACCGCGCAGGCGGGCCGGCTGGCCGACAGCATCGCGGTGCTCACCGGCGCACGCTCGGGCCGCCGCTGGACGAAACCGATCCGGATGGAGAGCATCCTGCGCGGCGCGCTCGGCCGGATCGGCGCCTACCAGCGGGTCCGGGTGCATTCCGCGAGCGGGGTGGCCGTCGTCGGGTACGCCGCCGAAGACGTCATGCACGCGCTCGCCGAACTCATGGACAACGCCACGAAGTTCTCGGCGCCGTCCGAAGAAGTGCACGTCTATGTGGAAGATCTGCACAACGGCGCGGTCATCACCATCGAGGACGGCGGCCTCGGGATGAAGGCGCAGGCCCTCGTCCGCGCCGAGCGCGCGGTGTCCCTCGACCAGCCGCTCGACCTGACCTCGATGTCGGGGACGCGGCTCGGGCTCGCGGTGGTCGGCTGCCTGGCGCGCAAGCACCAGCTGCACGTCTTCTTCCGGCCTTCTTCGCGCGGCGGGATCGGAGTCGTCATGCGCATCCCGACCCAGCTGATCACGCAGCCCCGGCCGGAAGCGCCGCCGGAAGCGGAAGAGCCGGTCGCGGCCGCCGCCGTCGCGTGGCCCGGGCCCGACACGAGCCACGAGATCGCCGGCGACCTGACCGAGCCGTCCGAGCTGCCGAAGCGTTCGCGGGGGCAGACGCTCACCGCCGCGTCGCGCCGGCCGCCGTCGCCCACGCCGAGCACGACCCGCGCCGAGCGGGACACCGGTTCCCGGTTCGGCGCCTTCCAGCAGCGGCGCAGCGGCAACGGCGCTACGTCGTCGCGCCACTCCGCCTCCCCGGCGGACCCCGGCGACGACGCGTGA
- a CDS encoding BTAD domain-containing putative transcriptional regulator, which translates to MRITTLGPLAVDGRPVRGDRLAAVLRELLDARGRPVSTVALVDAVWQGAPPEDAAGAVQALVGRVRRLGVPVRTAAGGYRIPAGEVRVDAVTARGLVDRGRRALADGDAGTARDCADEARALFPEIPEPTGDRLFGDVVTLRAEAALAGGGPLDEADLRRLATRVPPDEPAAALLVRVLAAQGRDAEAFEVVERVRAELVERYGADPSPVLAEAHLALLRGQLALARPNAGTLPAAWRRALTPLVGREPDLAAVGKALLAAPLVTLVATGGAGKTRLAAEIARSAGQVRVVELAGLRSPAEVLPAVLAVLGGPDTGLDTPAPDRRAPSPTERLRAIGSGLDGLLVLDNCEHVLDAAAAVVAELLAVAPEVGVLATSRAPLGLVGEVVHRLPALPDDEALALLEARVRAGGTAPAWPRDRALALAHRLDNLPLALELAAARLRSMPLEDVLAGLGDRFALLDHALRGLPERHAGLRSMVEWSRDLLEPGERDLLERLAVIPAPFTADLAAAVAGTDVRRGLAILVEQSLLRLEEGVHYRMLETVREHGEARLDAAGRETAMAGLAGWAVRRAVSLAPGFIGPAQIETLDACAADQDNLVAALRWAWDHDDEPAAVDVATALFQLWTVRGRHLEASAWARTLLHLDDPAARSRSALTRGRASGRPLPHADRLGWLCVLIGVNAGNTGPPRLTVLARRALRTLLAERPGDVSPRTAALAAAMPGLEQAVPDRSLADAATLIAHPDPYVQGMGHFIRAVLVEDAGTRRSADAELAYRRFEAIGDHWGMGMAAHAAGHASGTDEWLRRSERHLALVGAAQDARSTRVLLDTHLALAGDAEAERRLRETAASARSDETDVSQAHLGLARLAWRRERPDEALAHADALLRAGPQTVFRIAVAVLHLWLGAGPRATDTLRQVRTEVLTAHDRPLLGAWAMGGAELAAFRGEVPTARELWAMGTRVGANASQFAPQGRGERLAAALGDRESRELLLAEAGGLAGTALHDRIRTLMDELLA; encoded by the coding sequence GTGCGGATCACGACGCTCGGCCCCCTCGCGGTGGACGGCCGCCCGGTGCGGGGCGACCGGCTGGCTGCGGTGCTCCGGGAGCTGCTCGACGCCCGGGGGCGCCCGGTCTCCACCGTCGCTCTGGTCGACGCCGTCTGGCAGGGCGCGCCGCCCGAGGACGCCGCGGGCGCGGTGCAGGCCCTGGTCGGCCGGGTGCGCCGGCTCGGCGTGCCGGTCCGCACCGCCGCGGGCGGCTACCGGATCCCGGCCGGTGAGGTCCGGGTCGACGCCGTCACGGCCCGCGGGCTGGTCGACCGTGGCCGGCGGGCCCTGGCCGACGGTGACGCGGGAACCGCGCGGGACTGCGCCGACGAGGCGCGGGCGCTGTTCCCGGAAATCCCGGAGCCGACCGGCGACCGGCTCTTCGGCGACGTCGTCACCCTGCGGGCGGAGGCGGCCTTGGCCGGCGGCGGTCCGCTCGACGAGGCGGATCTGCGCCGGCTGGCCACCCGGGTCCCGCCCGACGAGCCGGCCGCCGCGCTGCTCGTGCGGGTCCTCGCGGCCCAGGGACGCGACGCCGAAGCCTTCGAAGTGGTCGAACGGGTGCGCGCCGAGCTCGTCGAGCGGTACGGCGCCGACCCGTCCCCCGTGCTCGCCGAGGCGCACTTGGCCTTGCTGCGCGGGCAGCTGGCCCTCGCGCGACCGAACGCCGGCACGCTTCCCGCCGCGTGGCGCCGGGCGCTGACACCGCTGGTGGGCCGCGAGCCGGATCTCGCCGCCGTCGGCAAGGCGCTGCTGGCGGCTCCGCTGGTGACCCTCGTCGCGACCGGCGGGGCGGGCAAGACCCGGCTGGCCGCCGAGATCGCCCGCTCCGCCGGGCAGGTGCGCGTGGTCGAGCTGGCCGGCCTGCGCTCGCCGGCCGAGGTGCTGCCCGCCGTGCTCGCGGTCCTGGGTGGCCCGGACACCGGCCTGGACACCCCGGCCCCGGATCGTCGCGCGCCGAGCCCGACGGAACGGTTGCGGGCCATCGGTTCCGGGCTCGACGGGCTGCTCGTGCTCGACAACTGCGAACACGTCCTCGACGCCGCGGCGGCCGTCGTGGCCGAGCTGCTGGCCGTGGCGCCCGAGGTCGGTGTGCTCGCCACCAGCCGGGCGCCGCTGGGCCTGGTCGGCGAGGTCGTCCACCGGCTGCCCGCGCTGCCCGACGACGAGGCGCTCGCCCTGCTCGAAGCGCGCGTCCGGGCCGGGGGCACGGCACCGGCGTGGCCGCGGGACCGGGCGCTGGCCCTCGCGCACCGGCTCGACAACCTGCCGCTCGCGCTCGAACTCGCCGCCGCCCGGCTGCGGTCCATGCCGCTCGAGGACGTCCTGGCCGGGCTCGGCGACCGGTTCGCGCTGCTCGACCACGCGCTGCGCGGGCTGCCCGAACGGCACGCCGGTCTCCGGTCGATGGTCGAGTGGAGCCGCGACCTGCTGGAGCCCGGCGAACGGGACCTGCTGGAACGGCTGGCCGTCATCCCCGCGCCGTTCACCGCGGACCTCGCCGCCGCCGTCGCGGGCACCGACGTCCGCCGGGGTCTGGCGATCCTGGTCGAGCAGTCGCTGCTGCGGCTCGAAGAGGGCGTCCACTACCGGATGCTGGAGACGGTCCGCGAACACGGCGAGGCCCGTCTCGACGCGGCCGGGCGCGAGACGGCCATGGCCGGGCTGGCCGGCTGGGCCGTGCGGCGGGCGGTCTCGCTGGCTCCCGGCTTCATCGGTCCCGCCCAGATCGAAACGCTGGACGCCTGCGCGGCCGACCAGGACAACCTGGTCGCCGCTCTGCGGTGGGCGTGGGACCACGACGACGAACCGGCCGCGGTCGACGTCGCCACCGCCCTGTTCCAGCTGTGGACGGTGCGTGGCCGGCACCTCGAGGCCAGTGCCTGGGCGCGCACGCTGCTGCACCTCGACGACCCGGCCGCCCGGTCGCGTTCGGCGCTCACCCGCGGCCGGGCCAGTGGCCGTCCCCTGCCGCACGCGGACCGGCTCGGGTGGCTGTGCGTGCTGATCGGCGTCAACGCGGGGAACACCGGCCCTCCGCGCCTCACCGTGCTGGCCCGCCGGGCCCTGCGCACCCTGCTCGCGGAGCGACCCGGCGACGTCTCACCGCGCACCGCCGCGCTGGCGGCGGCGATGCCCGGGCTGGAGCAGGCCGTCCCCGACCGGAGCCTGGCCGACGCCGCGACGCTGATCGCCCACCCCGACCCGTACGTCCAGGGGATGGGTCACTTCATCCGGGCCGTCCTGGTCGAGGACGCCGGCACCCGGCGGTCCGCCGACGCCGAGCTGGCCTACCGCCGGTTCGAGGCGATCGGCGACCACTGGGGGATGGGGATGGCCGCCCACGCCGCCGGGCACGCGTCGGGGACCGACGAGTGGCTGCGCCGCAGCGAGCGGCACCTGGCGCTGGTCGGCGCGGCCCAGGATGCCCGGTCGACCCGGGTGCTGCTCGACACGCACCTGGCCCTGGCCGGCGACGCCGAGGCCGAGCGCCGGCTGCGGGAGACCGCCGCCTCGGCCCGCTCCGACGAGACGGACGTCTCCCAGGCCCACCTCGGCCTGGCCCGGCTGGCCTGGCGACGCGAGCGCCCCGACGAGGCCCTGGCCCACGCGGACGCGCTGCTGCGGGCCGGCCCGCAGACCGTCTTCCGGATCGCGGTGGCCGTCCTGCACCTGTGGCTCGGCGCCGGCCCCCGGGCCACCGACACGCTGCGGCAGGTCCGCACCGAGGTGCTGACCGCCCACGACCGCCCGCTGCTGGGCGCGTGGGCGATGGGCGGCGCCGAGCTGGCCGCCTTCCGGGGTGAAGTGCCGACCGCGCGCGAGCTGTGGGCGATGGGGACCCGGGTGGGGGCGAACGCGAGCCAGTTCGCCCCGCAAGGCCGCGGCGAGCGCCTCGCGGCGGCCTTGGGTGACCGGGAAAGCCGCGAGTTGCTGCTCGCCGAGGCCGGCGGGCTGGCGGGGACCGCGCTTCACGACCGCATCAGGACGTTGATGGACGAGCTGCTCGCGTAG
- a CDS encoding maleylpyruvate isomerase family mycothiol-dependent enzyme: MHTTLDFPDLLGLIDERSAAFRAAVAAAPDLDAQVPTCPEWTLFDLVRHLGEGRRAWAATIAAGPDATAKAAPRDTSAPPREREALLAWSAAGTRELLDALREAGPDRGCWAWWDKTQSPLTCGGVARRQLHEIAVHTYDAQVTAGAPQPLPAAVALDGAEEFLSTFCTTTVAWPHEPAVVDYHASEGRSWRNWLTADGARAARLTTPAADASDASARGTAHELVLAFYGRIPLDSLEFDGNRGLFDQLVEWDPER, from the coding sequence TCGACGAACGCTCGGCGGCTTTCCGCGCCGCGGTCGCCGCCGCGCCCGATCTCGACGCGCAGGTGCCGACCTGCCCCGAGTGGACGCTGTTCGACCTGGTGCGTCACCTGGGCGAGGGACGCCGCGCGTGGGCGGCCACCATCGCCGCTGGGCCGGACGCCACGGCCAAGGCCGCACCGCGGGACACCTCGGCCCCGCCCCGGGAGCGGGAGGCCCTGCTGGCCTGGTCGGCCGCGGGGACGCGGGAACTGCTGGACGCATTGCGGGAGGCCGGCCCGGATCGCGGGTGCTGGGCGTGGTGGGACAAGACGCAGTCGCCGCTCACCTGCGGTGGCGTCGCCCGGCGCCAGCTCCACGAGATCGCGGTGCACACCTACGACGCCCAGGTCACCGCGGGAGCGCCGCAGCCACTGCCGGCCGCGGTGGCACTCGACGGCGCCGAAGAGTTCCTGTCCACCTTTTGCACGACGACGGTCGCCTGGCCGCACGAGCCCGCGGTCGTCGACTACCACGCGTCCGAGGGGCGCTCCTGGCGCAACTGGCTCACCGCCGACGGCGCCCGGGCGGCCCGCCTGACGACCCCCGCCGCCGACGCGTCCGATGCGTCCGCCCGTGGCACGGCTCACGAGCTGGTTCTCGCCTTCTACGGCCGTATTCCGCTGGACTCCCTCGAATTCGACGGCAACCGGGGGCTCTTCGACCAGCTCGTGGAGTGGGACCCGGAGCGGTAG
- a CDS encoding FAD-dependent oxidoreductase has protein sequence MPTPVTIVGAGLGGLTLARVLYLHGIPATVHEAEASPAARAQGGMLDIHDHNGRPALAAAGLIDEFRAIVLPGREALRVVETDGTVLYDKADDGTGGSPEAQRAALRKMLLDSLPAGTVRWGHRVAEVRALGEGRHEITFADGTTTETGLLVGADGAWSRVRPLLTDVTPEYAGNASIETFLFDAGTRHPTVAKAVGDGALMVFDKAASGKVFLVHRESDGNLHAYLWLARPLDWFGDIDFADPAAATARLAREVDGWAPELSALITASDTAPVHRRHYTLPVAHRWDRVPGVTLLGDAAHLQPPNGEGANLALQDGAELGAAIAAHPGDVEAALTEYERAMFPRSAASAARGVADNAILLGDNAALNLISLADRFGE, from the coding sequence ATGCCCACTCCGGTCACGATTGTCGGCGCCGGCCTAGGCGGCCTCACCTTGGCCCGCGTCCTGTACCTGCACGGTATTCCGGCCACGGTCCACGAAGCCGAGGCGTCGCCGGCGGCGCGCGCCCAAGGCGGCATGCTCGACATCCACGACCACAACGGCCGGCCCGCCCTCGCGGCGGCCGGCCTGATCGACGAATTCCGCGCCATTGTCCTGCCGGGTCGCGAAGCCCTGCGCGTCGTCGAGACGGACGGGACCGTGTTGTACGACAAGGCCGACGACGGCACCGGTGGCAGTCCCGAGGCACAGCGCGCGGCACTGCGGAAGATGCTGCTCGACTCGCTCCCCGCCGGCACCGTCCGGTGGGGCCACCGGGTCGCCGAAGTGCGCGCCCTCGGCGAGGGCCGGCACGAAATCACCTTCGCCGACGGCACCACCACCGAGACCGGGCTGCTCGTCGGCGCGGACGGCGCGTGGTCCCGGGTCCGGCCGCTGCTCACCGACGTCACACCCGAGTACGCCGGGAACGCGTCGATCGAGACCTTCCTGTTCGACGCCGGCACCCGGCACCCCACCGTCGCGAAGGCCGTCGGCGACGGGGCGTTGATGGTGTTCGACAAGGCCGCGAGCGGGAAGGTTTTCCTCGTGCACCGGGAAAGCGACGGGAACCTGCACGCCTACCTGTGGCTGGCCCGGCCGCTGGACTGGTTCGGCGACATCGACTTCGCCGATCCCGCCGCGGCGACCGCGCGCCTCGCGCGCGAGGTCGACGGCTGGGCTCCCGAGCTGAGCGCGCTGATCACCGCCAGCGACACCGCCCCGGTCCACCGCCGCCACTACACGCTGCCGGTCGCGCACCGCTGGGACCGCGTGCCCGGCGTGACGCTGCTCGGCGACGCCGCCCACCTGCAGCCCCCGAACGGCGAAGGTGCCAACCTGGCCTTGCAGGACGGCGCCGAACTCGGCGCGGCCATCGCGGCGCACCCCGGCGACGTCGAAGCCGCGCTCACCGAGTACGAGCGGGCGATGTTCCCCCGCAGCGCCGCGTCCGCGGCCCGAGGCGTCGCCGACAACGCGATCCTGCTGGGCGACAACGCGGCCCTGAACCTGATCTCCCTCGCCGACCGGTTCGGCGAATAG